The segment AATTCAATCGTTTCACTGTTTTCGATCCAGTTCCGGACTGTAAAGTAACCCTTTTCGCTGCTGTCTTCGCCGACGGTATCACCGATAATAATTGTCAAGGTAAGTCGGTTGTTGGCAGTTAAAGTTGTATTTAACTTTTTAGAGACAGAATGAACGCTTCCATCGCTTAATGTAATGTTTAGTTCCAGTAATGGGTTTTCGTCGGAAGGGAAGAGCATGACTGTTCCGTTGGTCATTTGTTTGCCGTCTGCCGATTTGTTTAAAGCGAATTTAACGGTCTTGGTCTTGTTCTCGGGTTGGGCCGTGTAAAAATTCAGCTTTTCAGCAATATTATTGATGCGGACTTCCATCGTCGATATGTTCGAACTGAGTTGAGAATCATCGGCTGTTTTTACAATGACTTTAAGTCCAGCTACAGCTCTGTCGAGCGAGGTACTTAAATCGTCGCTGGCCAGGTTCTTTTCTTTTACTGCATAAACGAGGTCGAATGTCGGATTATAAGTATCATCTTTCTGATTTTTCCGCAGTTCAAGATACAGCGTGGATAAATCGGCTCCAAGTGTAATCTCCGGATTTTTTATGGAAGGAGAATCATAGGTGTCATCATTGCTGACAGGCGTTCCCCAGTAAACGAGGTTGTATGTATCTTCGGGTAATAAAAGTTTCCGGTAATAGCCTGAATAGATTTCCCCATTTTCGATGGGATAGAAGGCATTGAATACAGTAAGTTTTTCGTCTATGTAATTTCCAAAGTAAACGGAAGTGCCTTTTGTGCATGGATAGATGTCAAGGAATCCGGTTAATGGACTGGTTGATTGATCTGTGTTATTCACATAGGCCGTTAATTCCGGTGAGACAAGATTTAGAGATGAAATAGGATCGTCATACTCGTCGTCTTTTGAACATGATGCGACAGTCATCAGTAAAAGTGTGCCTGCTAAAATGATTCTTTTCATAAAAGTTTATTTTTAAAGTGAAACTTAATTGTTGTTTGTATTTATAAAACAAAGTAATCCGTTTATTGTTTCGCTTTTAATCGGATATTTCTGTTTTATGGTTGTATTTTAGATAAATACTTTTGTTTTAACATGAATAGGGATCAGTTGCTATGGAATAGTTTTTATATAATATTATATGTTTGGATTGTTATTATCTATTTTCCTTTCACTGCAGACGAAGAATATAGAATGATGTGAGAAATTATCTATTTTCCCTTGCTTTTTATTTAATTCATATTAGTGATGTAATTAATTTACCTATGTGAATTAATTAATTTACTATTGTGATGCAATTAATTCATATAAGTGAATTAATTAATATCTAGTTTATTTTTTACTTGAATTCAGTATGAACAGCATGAGTTTGAAATAGTTAATGATGAAATTGTGCTGGAAGAAAAGAAATAAAAACAGGAAAACCTCCTGCTTGTTCCGTCTGACGGAGAGCAGGAGGCTTTTATCATGTCAGAGAAGACCTGAAATCTCTCTTCAGAAAACCGGCGATTAT is part of the Parabacteroides sp. AD58 genome and harbors:
- a CDS encoding FimB/Mfa2 family fimbrial subunit, whose protein sequence is MKRIILAGTLLLMTVASCSKDDEYDDPISSLNLVSPELTAYVNNTDQSTSPLTGFLDIYPCTKGTSVYFGNYIDEKLTVFNAFYPIENGEIYSGYYRKLLLPEDTYNLVYWGTPVSNDDTYDSPSIKNPEITLGADLSTLYLELRKNQKDDTYNPTFDLVYAVKEKNLASDDLSTSLDRAVAGLKVIVKTADDSQLSSNISTMEVRINNIAEKLNFYTAQPENKTKTVKFALNKSADGKQMTNGTVMLFPSDENPLLELNITLSDGSVHSVSKKLNTTLTANNRLTLTIIIGDTVGEDSSEKGYFTVRNWIENSETIEFPTIP